In the genome of Actinomycetota bacterium, one region contains:
- a CDS encoding sigma-70 family RNA polymerase sigma factor codes for MAADPKAPALDLRSGESDGRLVEQSLAGDNDAFGRLYERYRSVVYASCLRRLRDPGLAEDATQDTFLRAYSHLNRFDCGREALPWLLTIANRRCVDLHRRRSKVKPVDPADYEWGSSGGDTTLDSVIASEQRRGLARALARIPWRQRRALLLYAVEGWSYPEICSIEGSTPGSTKALLTHARKHLRPLCRPGSLSLTFLAPLHRARAGARRLAGGVRTRFAGVAEPLIERCGESLSMVAAVLMLSISGGPVTPPADPYQPVEARTNGLGARAAPVHRPSSGGAEEGKANRSLQDDVLNPTGDATPETTHFYSLTPSPSFERDHTIFAAGGVPCARTFCPVLFQTRNGGTNWKPLKATGYAGGTVLLPPSFPEDPRIFVMGTGGLAQSDDAGETFRIVSPVSGGAAISPLFDRGDPRILLGSTALLDYWADRMITTPTKLAMIGATRPAPAFSPTYARDSLIFVGVVRPDTAGALASAVERCSGLRCATETLPGSVGVPAMRFSSRFDAGGAVYAFTSDGLFRSSATDSGFERIRTPGSSHLPILDVALTPPAGEPPALLVAAGEAGESRGLYRSNNDGASWTPLPTPLLREGVSTITALPTGTILATGADRGIACSADGGLTWTARC; via the coding sequence ATGGCTGCGGACCCTAAGGCCCCCGCACTCGATCTCCGATCGGGGGAATCGGACGGCCGGCTTGTCGAGCAATCTCTCGCCGGCGACAACGACGCGTTCGGTCGCCTCTACGAGCGCTATCGCTCCGTCGTTTACGCTTCGTGCCTTCGTCGCCTTCGCGACCCGGGGTTGGCAGAGGACGCGACCCAGGACACTTTCCTTCGTGCGTACTCGCATCTGAACCGCTTCGACTGCGGGCGAGAGGCACTCCCGTGGCTCTTGACGATCGCGAATCGCCGCTGTGTCGATCTGCATCGCCGCCGGTCCAAGGTCAAGCCCGTGGATCCCGCCGACTATGAGTGGGGGAGTTCCGGAGGCGACACCACGCTCGATTCCGTCATCGCCTCCGAGCAGCGGCGAGGCCTGGCCCGCGCGCTCGCCCGCATCCCATGGCGGCAGCGCCGCGCACTCCTGCTCTACGCGGTCGAGGGCTGGAGCTATCCCGAGATATGCTCGATAGAGGGGTCGACTCCCGGGTCCACGAAAGCGCTCCTCACGCACGCGCGGAAGCACCTCCGCCCCCTATGCCGGCCGGGCTCGCTTTCGCTGACGTTCCTTGCACCGCTTCACCGCGCCCGCGCCGGAGCACGACGGCTGGCCGGCGGCGTGCGCACGCGATTCGCCGGAGTCGCCGAGCCCCTGATCGAACGGTGTGGCGAGTCACTCTCGATGGTAGCCGCCGTCCTGATGCTGTCGATCAGCGGAGGCCCCGTCACCCCACCGGCCGACCCCTACCAGCCGGTCGAGGCGCGCACCAACGGTCTCGGCGCGCGCGCAGCCCCGGTTCATCGCCCGTCGTCGGGCGGGGCCGAGGAGGGCAAGGCGAACCGGTCACTACAGGACGACGTTCTCAACCCCACCGGTGATGCGACGCCGGAGACCACCCACTTCTACTCCCTGACGCCGTCGCCTTCCTTCGAGCGAGACCACACGATTTTCGCCGCGGGGGGCGTGCCGTGCGCACGCACCTTCTGTCCGGTGCTCTTCCAGACTCGTAACGGCGGCACGAACTGGAAACCGCTGAAAGCAACCGGGTATGCCGGCGGAACGGTGCTTCTCCCGCCTTCGTTCCCCGAAGATCCGCGGATCTTCGTGATGGGGACCGGCGGTCTGGCCCAGAGTGACGACGCGGGCGAGACCTTCCGCATCGTCAGCCCGGTCAGCGGTGGCGCCGCGATCTCGCCACTGTTCGACCGAGGGGACCCACGCATCCTCCTCGGTTCCACCGCGCTCCTCGACTACTGGGCCGACCGCATGATCACGACACCGACGAAACTGGCGATGATTGGAGCGACTCGTCCAGCGCCCGCATTCTCGCCGACGTACGCGCGTGACTCGCTCATCTTCGTGGGCGTCGTGCGGCCGGACACCGCAGGGGCCTTGGCCTCCGCGGTGGAGAGGTGTTCGGGGCTCAGGTGCGCAACGGAAACGCTGCCGGGAAGCGTCGGAGTCCCTGCAATGCGCTTCTCGTCACGGTTCGACGCCGGCGGCGCCGTCTATGCATTCACGAGCGACGGTCTGTTCCGGTCGAGCGCGACCGATTCCGGGTTCGAGCGCATCAGAACCCCCGGAAGCAGTCACCTGCCCATTCTCGACGTGGCACTTACTCCCCCGGCGGGAGAACCACCTGCGCTGTTAGTGGCCGCCGGTGAAGCCGGTGAAAGTCGAGGTCTCTATCGATCCAACAACGACGGGGCCTCTTGGACGCCCCTGCCGACACCACTTCTTCGCGAGGGCGTATCCACAATCACTGCTCTGCCGACAGGTACGATCCTCGCGACCGGCGCGGACCGCGGGATCGCGTGCAGCGCCGATGGAGGACTGACGTGGACGGCGCGGTGTTGA
- a CDS encoding response regulator transcription factor, with product MTGPGDVITILLIGHHDVTRLVRVLEREPDLRVIDWTSASEALGKLEVIHPRVVVLDQALHNMSGVELCRQIAKRRPCSAVVMLSGFSDEITVFDAMSAGARGYVVKNVDADGLIPAIRAVARGEMWLDPKVVGRFASWVMSTKDFGRSQLPPAQLRVLQEVAAGGTTATIARALNLSEHTVKSYLSRIYRLLRVANRAEAVAVATRSGLLARTGRSERERNVTGARQA from the coding sequence GTGACCGGTCCCGGCGATGTCATCACGATCCTGCTCATAGGCCACCACGACGTGACCCGGCTGGTTCGCGTCCTCGAACGCGAGCCGGATCTTCGAGTGATCGACTGGACATCCGCCTCGGAGGCTCTGGGGAAACTCGAAGTGATCCACCCCCGCGTTGTCGTGCTGGACCAGGCCCTGCACAACATGAGCGGGGTCGAGTTGTGCCGACAGATAGCCAAGCGCCGACCGTGCTCGGCGGTCGTCATGTTGTCGGGGTTCAGTGATGAGATCACCGTATTTGACGCGATGTCGGCGGGTGCCCGCGGGTACGTCGTGAAGAACGTGGACGCAGACGGCTTGATCCCGGCCATTCGCGCCGTAGCACGCGGTGAGATGTGGCTCGATCCTAAGGTGGTCGGTCGGTTCGCCTCCTGGGTGATGTCCACGAAGGACTTCGGACGATCACAACTCCCGCCCGCGCAACTCAGGGTCCTTCAAGAGGTTGCCGCGGGCGGCACCACGGCGACCATTGCCCGCGCGCTGAACTTAAGTGAACACACCGTGAAGTCGTACCTGAGCCGTATCTACCGGCTGCTGCGGGTTGCGAACCGCGCCGAGGCGGTAGCGGTGGCGACGCGCAGCGGCCTCCTCGCTCGTACCGGACGGTCGGAGCGAGAGCGGAACGTAACCGGGGCACGGCAGGCCTGA
- a CDS encoding GAF domain-containing sensor histidine kinase has protein sequence MAQATRRLASLALEATGADRSAILERDPSGVRRLLPVAAASRNGDLRAMRERFLRMDPIDTTSSLERLGVLWERPRTTLIEDAPSTNLLPDEWKSWGSRSLAFTPLRCGGKMYGILAVDWVREPHEFSATDVRLLEAIAGAAGTALRGARLVETLENKLRLIEGLLRLSDAVARTSGPRTFLSRLNEAVGDEIGVRCTRLCIADAATAALIRVPLASAREIDLITRWRREPNPGIERRGERTAIPIPLGGRPAGILWVRADLPLDQSRLDLLRAAAVGLGEIAAKAKLRRMAERRQQELIVSAERERIARDLHDTVGQTLFRIGLGLQDVLLDVRDGELLQRLGGLRALAAQGVADVRSAVYTLSFSQVREHGFIPSLRTLARQFEISTGIPVSLRFSGDTRSLSTDGASALYRVAHEALVNVDRHARASGVAVALDRAGVNASLSIRDDGVGLDQRQGAHWQSATHFGMRAMARTVEEIGGRFRAREATPRGLIIEASVPLTAGCRK, from the coding sequence AACGCTTTCTTCGTATGGACCCCATCGATACGACTTCCAGCCTCGAACGTCTGGGGGTGCTATGGGAACGCCCACGCACGACACTGATTGAAGATGCTCCCTCGACGAACCTCCTGCCGGACGAGTGGAAGAGTTGGGGGTCACGATCGTTGGCGTTTACCCCCCTGCGGTGCGGCGGCAAGATGTACGGCATCCTTGCCGTCGACTGGGTCAGAGAACCTCACGAATTCTCGGCTACCGACGTCCGTCTCCTCGAGGCCATCGCCGGCGCCGCCGGCACGGCCCTTCGTGGTGCCCGTCTCGTGGAGACCTTGGAGAACAAACTCCGGCTGATCGAGGGTCTTCTGCGTCTGTCCGACGCCGTGGCGCGAACGTCCGGACCCAGAACATTCCTCTCGCGCCTCAACGAGGCGGTCGGGGACGAGATCGGGGTCCGGTGCACCCGGCTGTGCATCGCGGACGCCGCGACCGCGGCACTGATTCGAGTCCCGCTCGCGAGCGCTCGAGAGATCGACCTCATCACACGCTGGCGCCGCGAGCCAAACCCCGGCATCGAAAGACGGGGGGAGCGAACTGCAATCCCGATCCCGCTTGGCGGCCGCCCCGCGGGGATCCTCTGGGTTCGCGCCGACCTCCCACTCGATCAGAGTCGTCTGGACCTGCTGCGAGCCGCTGCCGTCGGACTCGGCGAGATCGCAGCCAAGGCGAAGCTGCGCCGGATGGCCGAACGGCGCCAGCAGGAACTGATCGTATCGGCCGAGCGGGAGAGAATCGCGCGCGACCTCCACGACACGGTTGGACAGACCCTGTTCCGCATCGGGCTCGGACTCCAGGATGTGCTGCTTGATGTGAGAGACGGCGAACTCCTACAGCGGTTGGGCGGTCTCCGCGCACTCGCCGCGCAGGGTGTCGCCGACGTGCGCAGCGCCGTGTACACCCTGTCGTTCTCGCAGGTGCGAGAACACGGGTTCATTCCATCATTGCGCACCCTTGCCCGACAGTTCGAGATCTCCACGGGGATTCCCGTCTCCCTCCGCTTTTCCGGAGATACTCGATCACTTTCGACTGACGGTGCGAGCGCGCTGTACCGCGTCGCACACGAGGCACTCGTGAACGTCGATCGACATGCGCGCGCCTCAGGAGTCGCGGTCGCACTCGATCGAGCCGGCGTAAACGCATCGCTCTCGATTCGCGACGACGGCGTCGGGCTCGACCAGCGCCAGGGTGCACACTGGCAGTCCGCCACCCACTTCGGAATGCGGGCCATGGCCAGGACCGTCGAGGAAATCGGGGGCAGATTCCGCGCCCGGGAAGCGACCCCCCGCGGCCTCATCATTGAAGCATCGGTCCCGCTGACAGCGGGGTGTCGGAAGTGA
- a CDS encoding phosphoadenosine phosphosulfate reductase family protein: MCSWLEPMRTFPRVRCSGLGPSSPQEQSFVPEARGRPKIAIITAFQAEGIVLIDMAHRIRSDVRAITVDTGRLPRETYALIDQVRGRTVSTEFPWPTVSAALARMAAIRWDKRVHPASGTRNPRGCGEGLNRFLVQPICASCV, encoded by the coding sequence ATGTGCTCCTGGCTGGAGCCGATGCGGACGTTCCCGCGTGTTCGGTGTTCCGGACTCGGACCAAGCTCGCCTCAGGAACAATCCTTTGTTCCTGAGGCTCGCGGTCGCCCGAAGATCGCCATTATCACCGCGTTTCAGGCCGAAGGGATTGTCCTTATCGACATGGCCCACCGCATTCGCTCGGACGTGCGCGCGATCACCGTCGATACCGGGCGTCTTCCGCGGGAGACCTACGCGCTGATCGACCAGGTTCGCGGACGGACGGTGTCAACCGAGTTCCCGTGGCCTACCGTTTCTGCCGCTTTGGCTCGAATGGCGGCGATCAGGTGGGACAAACGAGTCCATCCTGCCTCAGGTACAAGGAACCCACGGGGTTGCGGCGAAGGACTCAATAGATTCTTGGTGCAACCAATTTGCGCATCGTGCGTATAG